In Anomaloglossus baeobatrachus isolate aAnoBae1 chromosome 3, aAnoBae1.hap1, whole genome shotgun sequence, one genomic interval encodes:
- the ID2 gene encoding DNA-binding protein inhibitor ID-2: MKAFSPVRSVRKSSLTEHSLGISRSKTPVDDPMSLLYNMNDCYSKLKELVPSIPQNKKVSKMEILQHVIDYILDLQIALDSHPSIVSLHHPRLSSPPSSRSPLTTINTDISILTLQASDLSTEFITNDSKALCP, encoded by the exons ATGAAAGCATTCAGCCCTGTACGATCCGTGCGGAAAAGCAGCCTAACGGAGCACAGCCTGGGCATCTCCCGGAGCAAAACGCCAGTGGATGACCCGATGAGCCTCCTCTACAACATGAACGACTGCTACTCCAAACTGAAGGAGCTGGTGCCCAGCATTCCGCAAAACAAGAAGGTCAGCAAGATGGAAATCCTCCAGCATGTCATCGACTACATCCTGGACCTGCAGATCGCCCTGGACTCCCACCCCAGCATCGTCAGCCTGCACCACCCGAGGCTGTCCAGCCCCCCCTCCAGCCGAAGCCCCCTGACCACCATCAATACAGACATCAGCATCCTGACGCTGCAG GCGTCGGATTTATCAACAGAGTTCATCACGAATGACAGCAAAGCTCTTTGTCCTTAA